From one Sphaeramia orbicularis chromosome 9, fSphaOr1.1, whole genome shotgun sequence genomic stretch:
- the LOC115425232 gene encoding nuclear factor 7, brain-like, translated as MAEKKIEVVEDNLTCPVCLETFRDPVSLSCNHSFCLICLKKFWKEKENRTCPVCRRKSSKDIIVNFALKELAESFTEGLKVGSSESEKGEQKVEVVCSKHPEEPKLFCKDENRAVCLVCDFPHQREHTVVPVEEAVSEMKDELKSDLKSLQEKKKKYKQTQKTYEEIMKHLKNQVLWTESQIRAEFNKLQQFLKEEEESRLAALREEEEQKRRSVMREMKRIEEQMSSVSDSICAVEEELQKASAPFLISCKDTQSRARAQCSVSEPQLISGALIHVDKHLGNLSFRVWDKMRDKVHFSPVILDPNTAHGWLHLSDDLTSVRNGDTYQQVPDNPERNTKYTTVYGSESFTSGKHSWDVEVRDHPGWTLGLVKESADRKGEVCVSPKYGIWCLVHHSGKYFNGFNQTVTVQTSPQRIRVELDYNRGQVSFYNAEDKTHICTYRDTFTEKLYPYFSVGKTTGVKTTDIKICQRKISLFMEK; from the coding sequence ATGGCAGAGAAGAAGATTGAAGTTGTTGAAGATAATCTGACATGTCCAGTGTGTTTGGAGACGTTCAGAGATCCTGTGTCTCTGAGCTGCAACCACAGCTTCTGTTTAATCTGCCTGAAGAAATtctggaaagaaaaggaaaacagaaCCTGTCCTGTTTGTAGAAGAAAATCCTCAAAAGACATAATAGTGAACTTTGCTCTTAAAGAACTGGCTGAATCATTTACTGAGGGTCTGAAAGTTGGATCATCTGAGTCAGAAAAAGGAGAACAGAAGGTGGAGGTGGTCTGCAGCAAACATCCAGAAGAACCTAAACTGTTctgtaaagatgaaaacagagctgtgtgTCTGGTCTGTGATTTTCCTCATCAACGTGAACACACTGTGGTTCCTGTAGAAGAAGCAGTTTCTGAAATGAAGGATGAGCTGAAATCTGACTTAAAGTCTctacaggaaaagaagaagaaatacaagcaaacacagaaaacatacgaGGAAATAATGAAACACTTAAAGAATCAGGTTTTGTGGACAGAGAGTCAGATCAGAGCAGAGTTCAACAAACTCCAGCAGTtcctgaaagaggaagaggagtccagactggcagctctgagggaggaagaggagcagaagaggaggagtgtgatgagagagatgaagaggattgaggagcagatgtcctctgtgtcagacagtatctgtgctgttgaagaagagctgcagaaagccaGCGCTCCATTCCTCATCAGTTGTAAAGACACTCAGAGCAGAGCCAGAGCCCAGTGCTCAGTGTCAGAGCCACAGCTGATCTCAGGAGCACTGATCCATGTGGACAAACACCTGGGCAACCTGTCCTTCAGAGTCTGGGACAAGATGAGGGACAAGGTCCACTTCAGCCCCGTCATCCTGGACCCAAACACTGCACATGGATGGCTTCATCTGTCTGATGATCTGACCAGTGTGAGAAATGGAGACACTTATCAGCAGGTTCCTGACAATCCAGAGAGAAACACTAAATATACCACTGTTTATGGATCTGAGAGCTTCACCTCAGGGAAACACAGCTGGGACGTGGAGGTGAGAGACCATCCTGGATGGACTTTAGGTTTGGTTAAAGAGTCAGCTGACAGGAAGGGAGAGGTGTGTGTTTCACCAAAGTATGGAATCTGGTGTTTAGTACATCACAGTGGAAAATACTTTAATGGATTTAATCAGACTGTGACAGTGCAGACGAGTCCACAGAGGATCAGAGTTGAACTGGACTATAACAGGGGGCAGGTGTCCTTCTACAACGCTGAAGATAAGACTCACATCTGCACCTACAGAGACACTTTCACTGAGAAACTCTACCCTTATTTCAGTGTTGGAAAGACCACTGGTGTTAaaaccactgatattaaaatctgCCAGAGGAAAATTTCTCTGTTTATGGAGAAATGA